A genomic segment from Candidatus Hydrogenedentota bacterium encodes:
- the tnpA gene encoding IS200/IS605 family transposase has product MPQSLSNVMVHVVFSTKNRLPVITPEVQPKLYGYMFGILSGINCHAIRIGGTLDHVHALCVLGRAVSVADLIEELKRQSSKWMKLQGESFRDFFWQRGYGAFSVSESNGPAVQRYINSQMAHHRKMDFQEEFRALLRRHRIEFDERYIWD; this is encoded by the coding sequence ATGCCGCAGTCCCTTTCTAACGTCATGGTCCATGTCGTGTTTAGCACAAAGAACCGTCTTCCCGTCATCACGCCCGAAGTTCAGCCCAAGTTGTACGGCTATATGTTCGGTATCCTCTCGGGGATCAATTGCCATGCGATTCGCATCGGCGGAACCCTGGATCATGTACACGCCCTGTGTGTCCTGGGACGCGCTGTTTCCGTGGCTGATTTAATAGAAGAACTTAAACGACAGTCCTCCAAATGGATGAAGTTGCAGGGTGAGAGCTTTCGCGATTTCTTTTGGCAACGCGGTTATGGGGCATTCAGCGTGAGCGAATCGAACGGACCCGCCGTCCAGCGCTATATCAATTCCCAAATGGCACACCACCGCAAAATGGATTTTCAGGAGGAATTCCGCGCTCTCCTACGCAGACACAGGATTGAATTCGACGAGCGCTACATCTGGGATTGA